A stretch of the Hippoglossus hippoglossus isolate fHipHip1 chromosome 1, fHipHip1.pri, whole genome shotgun sequence genome encodes the following:
- the LOC117761049 gene encoding adhesion G protein-coupled receptor L1-like isoform X4: protein MAASLWFLGVCALSLAHVAPSSQAMSRAAMPFGLLRRELACEGYPIELRCPGSDVVMVETANYGRTDDKICDADPFQMENTQCYLPDALKIMAQRCNNRTQCVVVAGVDVFPDPCPGTYKYLEIQYECVPYKVDQKVFVCPGSLLSIQPASSLLEAEHQSGAWCKDPLQAGDRLYVMPWTPYRTEVLYEYASWDDYRQNRITTTYKLPSRVDGTGFVVYDGAVFYNKERTRNLVKYDLRTRIKSGEAVVVNANYHDTSPYRWGGKSDIDLAVDENGLWVIYSTEANNGRIVVSQVNPYTLRFEGTWATGFDKRGASNAFMACGVLYAVRSVFQDDEGQAEGRAGSDMVIYAYDTSRGQELPVQIPFPNPYQYISSIDYNPRDNQLYVWNNYYVLRYPLQFTPPPPTKGLQNKCRCVMEHTVNPENELCFLPPSPGPLSSLMTTVRSYTATVALTPVRPSASHPIGVINRGPFDQRPITAMVPLTPRPPLRIPLAPGGPGQVGGCEGRVARGVQWPPTLKGETVERPCPKGSLGIASYQCMLSPVGWSSRGPDLSNCTSPWVSQIAQKIKSGENAANIAGELVNLTRGRIYAGDVSMSVRLIEQLLDILDSQLQALRPANKESAARNYNKLQKRERTCRAYVQAVVQTVDNLLGPEALVSWADMSNVDQSRSASLLLDAVEKGAFLLANNLYEGRFSDRAPNVDLEVYVLNTEADIQDLTFPHSYDSDSILQISALALQQYSNNGQVKLVLSLYKNLGSFLTTQNSTLRLGLGLGQGSEVRRKSLVVNSHVISASVHRGSNRVYLSEPVIFTLRHLQLENHFGPNCSFWNATGFSGSGRWATQGCRLLHTNNTHTTCACNHLSSYAVLMTYQQPAFGVGVEELLVYVVSWVGISVALVCLATCLTTLCCQGAPWHTDHSTIHCNLWANLLITELLFLVGANKTQYTVVCSIIAGLLHFSLLSVFCWLCLEGVELYLLQREVFEGRNSRRKYFYLCGYSIPGLVVAVSAAIDFRGYGSKTACWLRTDNYFIWSFLGPGAVIIMLNLVILVMTLHKMHSTAALKPDSSRHDNLRAWAVGSLTLLFLQSVTWSSGLMFLSAPSLLLAYLFSSLNTAQGLLITILHCSLARKGQKDYGRCLRLSQCCATSSSSSPDSVKGSALRSNSRYTSSQSRRATANRQSRIRRMWNDTVRRQTESSFIAADVNNTPTLNRAALGNHFLTNPVLQTHAGASPYDTMLAQGYNQPFSSTEGVVSQSQESCGLDSVCLNGGYTPNTFTLHGLGTTPGSRAGVVGSTDLLREGGVGIGGDDISPALLTPHGATDLGGSAGMRRNLSDAAALEKMIISELVQSNLRPSVPMPVPPERYGSLARPHHHDRAALMHTATLTRHPQPPQEGWAATMQPNTHHNAQDGWAHTRHHTQEGETHSTTRGQDHATTPRLQDGWSHAYTSGDSESRELLKDGDRSQLQGTLGRRGLQDRQQARPPDVQARPYSTLSRTPGTLSRHRGTVESSGGMDRERERDRDWDRYRDRPLPPPPPPPPQESEPLYKALEEPLLLKQREAGVDAWRGQNKDETFHLKRDGLIEEWRAERGRDDCFTSQKRDGEIDEWRGGMERGRDEPHLLEKRDGRLEVWRGGAEAEQEETFITQKKEFGIEAWRGGMEREKEETLFLKDRDGWRAGVERESEKQKDRALDVWRGGMDVDREESFLFESKDGGLDGRKRGKDRGSLRYHGEREDSESFALPLTPDLDLDPDSSPIYARDSNPSPLYPGDRSSPPISIFPRSSPPTNIFTQRDNNSPPNNLYSRHSPQVYSRSSSPPRFYTRTSPPTLSYPDSSPEGPEEVSPAGQSQRPALELPYSLGRPPLGPRPNHLQTFYQPPPLPSNGDAAYTAEPNSEGDDGQMQRVTSL from the exons ATGGCTGCGTCTCTATGGTTCCTGGGGGTGTGTGCGCTCAGCCTGGCTCACGTCGCCCCCTCCAGCCAAG CTATGTCCCGGGCTGCAATGCCGTTTGGGCTGCTGCGCAGGGAGCTGGCATGCGAGGGTTATCCCATAGAGCTCCGCTGCCCTGGAAGTGACGTGGTGATGGTGGAAACTGCCAACTATGGACGCACCGACGACAAGATCTGTGACGCAGACCCCTTCCAAATGGAGAACACACAGTGTTACCTCCCCGATGCATTAAAGATTATGGCCCAGAG GTGTAACAACAGGACTCAGTGTGTCGTGGTCGCAGGGGTCGACGTGTTCCCAGACCCTTGCCCTGGAACATACAAGTACCTGGAGATCCAGTATGAGTGTGTCCCTTACA AAGTGGACCAAAAAG TTTTCGTGTGTCCTGGCTCGCTGCTCAGCATCCAGCCGgcctcctccctcctggagGCAGAGCATCAGTCTGGTGCGTGGTGTAAGGACCCACTGCAGGCCGGTGACAGGCTATACGTCATGCCATGGACGCCATATAGGACAGAGGTGCTGTATGAGTACGCCTCCTGGGACGACTACCGCCAAAACAGAATCACCACCACCTACAA GTTGCCTAGCCGTGTGGACGGTACAGGCTTTGTGGTTTATGACGGCGCTGTGTTTTACAACAAGGAGCGAACGCGCAATCTGGTCAAGTATGACCTGCGGACCCGCATCAAAAGCGGCGAGGCAGTGGTGGTTAATGCCAACTACCACGACACCTCACCTTACCGCTGGGGAGGGAAGTCAGACATCGATCTGGCGGTGGACGAGAACGGCCTTTGGGTGATCTACTCTACTGAAGCCAATAATGGACGCATCGTGGTCAGCCAG GTGAACCCATACACCCTGCGGTTTGAGGGTACATGGGCCACCGGCTTTGACAAACGCGGGGCGAGCAACGCCTTCATGGCATGTGGCGTGCTCTATGCCGTACGCTCCGTCTTCCAGGACGATGAAGGGCAGGCAGAGGGCCGGGCTGGCAGCGACATGGTGATTTACGCCTACGACACCAGCCGTGGACAGGAGCTGCCCGTTCAGATACCGTTCCCCAACCCTTATCAGTACATCTCCTCCATAGACTACAACCCCAGAGACAACCAGCTGTATGTGTGGAACAACTATTATGTACTGAGATACCCGCTACAGTTCACTCCGCCGCCGCCCACTAAAGGTTTGCAGAACAAGTGCAGATGTGTAATGGAACACACGGTAAATCCAGAGAATGAACTGTGTTTTCTTCCCCCATCCCCAGggcccctctcctctctgatgaCGACCGTACGCTCCTACACGGCTACTGTTGCTCTGACTCCAGTGCGACCGTCGGCCTCCCACCCAATTGGCGTCATCAATCGAGGGCCCTTTGACCAGCGGCCCATCACAGCCATGGTCCCTCTGACCCCACGCCCTCCACTGCGTATCCCCTTGGCTCCTGGGGGCCCCGGCCAGGTGGGCGGATGTGAGGGCCGGGTGGCACGAGGGGTGCAGTGGCCCCCTACCCTGAAGGGAGAGACGGTGGAGAGGCCGTGCCCTAAAGGTTCACTTG GTATAGCCTCCTATCAGTGCATGTTATCTCCAGTGGGCTGGAGCTCCAGAGGGCCTGACCTTTCCAACTGTACCTCTCCCTGGGTCAGCCAAATTGCACAGAAg ATTAAGAGCGGAGAGAACGCAGCCAACATCGCCGGGGAGTTGGTCAACCTAACCAGGGGGCGGATCTATGCCGGTGATGTCAGCATGTCCGTCAGGCTAATTGAACAGTTATTGGACATCCTGGACTCCCAGCTTCAGGCCCTGAGACCAGCCAATAAAGAGTCTGCAGCGCGCAATTACAACAAG ctgcagaAGAGGGAACGCACCTGCAGAGCTTACGTTCAG gCTGTCGTTCAGACAGTTGATAACCTGTTGGGTCCCGAGGCTCTCGTGTCCTGGGCTGACATGAGCAATGTAGACCAATCACGCTCCGCATCACTGCTGTTAGACGCAGTCGAGAAAGGAGCATTTCTATTGGCCAACAACCTCTACGAAGGCCGTTTCAGTGACAGAGCACCAAATGTTG ATCTGGAGGTGTATGTGCTAAACACAGAGGCGGACATACAGGACCTGACGTTCCCTCACTCCTACGACAGCGACAGCATCTTGCAGATATCAGCTCTGGCGCTGCAGCAGTACAGCAACAATG GCCAGGTGAAGCTGGTCCTCTCTCTCTATAAGAACTTGGGCTCCTTCCTGACAACCCAGAATTCCACTCTGCGACTCGGCCTGGGGCTGGGCCAGGGCTCAGAGGTCAGGCGTAAGAGCCTGGTGGTCAACTCCCATGTGATCTCTGCCTCTGTGCACAGAGGCTCCAACAGAGTGTACCTCTCTGAGCCCGTGATCTTCACCCTCAGGCACCTGCAG ctggagaaccACTTTGGCCCCAACTGCTCCTTCTGGAATGCAACAGGGTTTTCTGGGAGCGGCAGGTGGGCGACGCAGGGCTGCCGCCTGCTGCacaccaacaacacacacactacctgcGCCTGCAACCACCTGTCCAGCTATGCTGTCCTCATGACTTATCAGCAACCTGCT TTCGGGGTCGGCGTAGAAGAGCTTCTGGTCTATGTGGTGTCTTGGGTTGGCATCTCGGTAGCACTGGTGTGTTTGGCCACCTGCCTTACAACCCTGTGCTGCCAGGGGGCACCCTGGCACACAGACCACAGCACCATCCACTGCAACTTGTGGGCCAACCTGCTCATCACTGAACTGCTCTTCCTTGTTGGCGCCAACAAGACACAGTACACA GTGGTGTGCTCCATCATTGCTGGCTTGCTGCACTTCTCGCTGCTCTCAGTGTTTTGCTGGTTGTGTCTGGAGGGGGTGGAACTTTACCTGCTGCAGCGGGAGGTGTTTGAGGGTCGCAACTCCAGGAGGAAGTATTTCTACCTGTGTGGCTACTCCATTCCTGGGCTGGTGGTGGCCGTGTCTGCAGCCATAGACTTCAGAGGCTACGGCTCAAAGACGGC atgTTGGCTACGAACAGACAACTACTTCATCTGGAGTTTCCTTGGACCTGGTGCTGTCATCATCATG TTGAACCTTGTTATCTTGGTGATGACCTTACATAAGATGCACAGCACTGCAGCCCTGAAGCCAGACTCCAGTCGCCATGACAACCTGAG ggcGTGGGCAGTGGGCTCCCTGACGCTGCTCTTCCTGCAGAGCGTCACCTGGTCCTCAGGCCTGATGTTCCtgtctgctccatctctcctcctggcttatctcttctcctccctcaacACCGCCCAGGGCCTCCTCATCACCATACTGCACTGCAGCCTCGCCAGGAAG GGCCAGAAGGACTATGGCCGATGCCTGCGTCTCTCGCAGTGTTGTGCAACCTCCTCTTCCAGTTCTCCGGACTCGGTGAAGGGTTCTGCCCTCCGGTCCAACAGCCGCTACACGAGCAGCCAGAGTCGGAGAGCCACTGCAAACAGACAG AGTCGCATCAGGAGGATGTGGAACGACACCGTTCGCCGGCAGACCGAATCGTCTTTCATCGCTGCTGATGTGAACAACACTCCCACTCTCAACCGAG CTGCTTTGGGAAACCACTTCCTCACTAATCCAGTGCTGCAGACTCATGCTGGAGCCTCTCCCTATGACACAATGCTGGCCCAGGGATACAATCAACCTTTCTCCTCCACAG AGGGTGTCGTGTCCCAAAGTCAGGAGTCCTGTGGGTTGGACAGTGTGTGCCTCAACGGAGGCTACACCCCCAACACCTTCACCCTGCACGGTCTGGGGACTACACCTGGGTCCCGAGCTGGAGTGGTGGGCAGCACTGACCtcctgagggagggaggagtagGCATCGGAGGGGATGACATCTCACCAGCCCTACTCACCCCCCACGGAGCCACAGATCTGGGCGGCAGTGCTGGAATGCGCCGGAACCTGTCTGACGCTGCTGCACTGGAGAAGATGATCATCTCAGAGCTGGTGCAGAGCAACCTGAGGCCCTCGGTCCCCATGCCGGTTCCTCCCGAGCGCTACGGCAGCCTGGCGAGGCCTCATCACCACGATAGGGCGGCCCTGATGCACACCGCCACACTGACTCGACACCCACAGCCGCCCCAGGAGGGCTGGGCTGCCACcatgcagccaaacacacaccacaatgCACAAGATGGCTGGGCGCATACAAGGCACCACACGCAAGAAGGCGAGACACATTCTACAACACGCGGGCAAGATCATGCCACAACGCCACGCTTACAAGATGGCTGGTCGCATGCATATACTTCTGGAGATTCGGAGTCCCGTGAGCTGCTTAAAGACGGGGACAGGTCGCAGCTGCAAGGCACTCTGGGACGCCGAGGGCTCCAAGACAGGCAGCAAGCACGTCCCCCTGATGTTCAGGCTCGGCCTTACTCCACACTCAGCCGCACCCCTGGTACTCTGTCCCGCCACCGTGGCACGGTGGAGTCAAgtggagggatggacagagagagagaaagggacagAGACTGGGATCGATACAGGGACAGGCCCcttccgcctcctcctccccctcccccacagGAGTCTGAGCCCCTGTACAAGGCTCTGGAAGAGCCGCTGCTGTTGAAACAGAGGGAGGCAGGTGTGGATGCTTGGCGAGGCCAGAACAAGGACGAGACATTTCACTTAAAAAGGGACGGATTGATTGAGGAATGGAGGGCTGAGCGAGGAAGGGATGATTGTTTTACCTCTCagaagagagacggagagattgATGAATGGAGAGGTGGaatggaaagagggagggatgaaCCTCATCTGTTGGAGAAGCGAGATGGAAGATTGGAGGTGTGgcgaggaggagctgaggcGGAGCAGGAAGAGACTTTCATAACCCAGAAGAAAGAATTCGGGATTGAGGCATGGAGAggtgggatggagagagagaaggaagaaaccttgtttttaaaagacagaGACGGATGGAGGGCAGGGGTTGAACGAGAGAGTGAGAAACAAAAGGATAGAGCACTGGACGtgtggagaggagggatggatgtAGACAGGGAGGAATCCTTCCTGTTTGAGAGCAAAGATGGCGGTTTAGACGGGAGGAAACGAGGGAAAGATAGAGGGTCTCTTCGGTATCATGGCGAGCGGGAGGATTCAGAGAGCTTTGCTCTGCCTTTGACCCCTGATCTTGACCTTGATCCTGACTCCTCACCAATCTACGCCAGAGATTCGAACCCCTCCCCGCTCTACCCGGGGGACCGAAGCTCGCCGCCAATCAGCATCTTCCCCCGAAGCTCTCCCCCGACAAATATTTTCACTCAACGAGACAACAACTCACCTCCCAACAACCTGTACTCCCGACACTCCCCCCAGGTGTACAGCCGAAGCAGCTCCCCTCCTCGCTTCTACACCCGCACCTCCCCTCCGACGCTCTCGTACCCCGACAGCAGTCCTGAAGGTCCGGAGGAGGTCAGCCCTGCCGGCCAGTCCCAGCGGCCCGCCCTGGAATTGCCCTATAGCCTGGGGCGGCCCCCGCTGGGGCCGCGGCCCAATCACCTGCAGACCTTCTACCAGCCGCCACCGCTGCCATCCAATGGAGACGCAGCGTACACGGCAGAGCCCAACTCTGAGGGAGACGACGGACAGATGCAGCGGGTGACGAGCCTGTGA